A segment of the Streptomyces sp. NBC_00376 genome:
GTGGGGGCGCTGTGCGGGTCGGGGGCGACGGGCGGGGTCGGGCCGGGGCCCTGGGTGGGCAGTTGATGGAGGTCCGGGCCGCTCACGGCGGCCGCCTCGGTGGGCGTGTACCCCGGCAGCAGCGGGCCGCCCAGCGCCACGACCCGGGCCAGTTCGCGCCCGTGCTCGGCGATGTGCTGCGCCACCGGGTCCGGCCACCGGGCCGCCGCGCCGGGGTCGAGCAGCTCCGCGAGTTCGGCGGCGGCCGGGCGGGCGGCCGGGTCCGCCACCAGGCAGCGCTCCAGTACGGCCCGCAACGCGTCCGGCACGTCGTCGAGATCGGCCTCGACGTACTTGACCCGGTAGAGCACGGCGGCGACCGGGCCGTCGCCGAAGGGGTCGCGTCCGGTGGCGGCGTAACAGAGCACGGAGGCCAGGCAGAAGACGTCCGAGGCGGGCACGACGCGTCCGCTGCCCGCCACGTGCTCCGGGGACATGAAGGCCGGGCTGCCGACCATGCGGCTGGTGGTGGTGAGCGGGGTCGCGCCAAAGTCGCGGGCGATCCCGAAGTCGATCAGGCTCGGGCCGTCCGCCGCGAGCATCACGTTGCCGGGCTTCACATCTCGGTGGACGATCCCGGCCGCGTGGACGGCCGCCAGGGCGCGGGCGAGTCCGGCGCCGAGCATCCGTACCTCGGCCTCGTCCATCGCGCCCGCCCGGCGTACCGCGGCGGACAGGGTCGGCCCCGCCACGTATCCGGTGGCGAGCCAGGGCACTTCGGCGTCGGCGTCCCCGTCGAGCAGCAGGGCGAGATGGGGTCCGGCGACGGACCGGGCGACGGTGATCTCGCGGCGGAAGCGGCTGCGGAAGCCGGGGTCCTTGGCCACGTCGCGGCGGACGGTCTTGACGGCAACCGGGTCACCGCCGTCGTCGCGGACGCCGAGGAAGACCTCTCCCATGCCGCCCGCGCCGAGCCTGGCCCGTATCCCGTACGGACCGATCCGTCTCGGCGAGTCCTCCCGCAGCGGACCCAACATGCGCCACTCCCCCCGTCGCCACGCATGGACCCACGGGCGTCCCGCGCCCGTATCCGGCGGTAATCCTGCCACGGACACGTCATCCGCCGCAGCGCCGGGCGGGATGTCCGGGAGACACGGACGGGCGGGTCCGGAAGCGGCCCGCACGCCGCCCCGGACCCACCCGTCCGGCCGTACTCCGTCGCTCCGGATCACACCTCGCCGGTGAGCCCCGCCACCAGTTCGTCGGCCGCCGCGTACGGATCGAGGCTGCCCGCCACGATGCGTTCGGCGAGCGCGCCGAGGTGACGGTCGCCGTGCAGGTCGCCGATGCGCTCGCGCAGCCGGGTCACGGCGATGGTCTCGACCTCGCGGGACGCCCGTGCCGTACGCCGCTCGGCGAGCACTCCGTGCTCCTCCATCCACGCCCGGTGCTTCTCCAGCGCCTCGACGACCTCGTCGATGCCCTCGCCCCGGGCGGCGACCGTCTTCACGATCGGCGGCCGCCAGTCGCCCGGGCCCCGCGATTCGCCGAGGCCCAGCATGTGGTTGAGCTCGCGCGCGGTGGCGTCCGCGCCGTCCCGGTCGGCCTTGTTGACGACGTACACGTCGCCGATCTCCAGGATTCCGGCCTTCGCCGCCTGGATGCCGTCGCCCATGCCGGGTGCCAGCAGGACGACGGAGGTGTCGGCCTGGGAGGCGATCTCCACCTCCGACTGGCCGACGCCGACCGTCTCCACGAGGATCACCTCGCAGCCCGCCGCGTCCAGCACCCGGATCGCCTGCGGTGCCGACCAGGCGAGGCCGCCCAGATGGCCGCGGGTGGCCATGGAGCGGATGTAGACGCCCGGGTCGGAGGCGTGCTCCGACATCCGGACCCGGTCGCCGAGGAGCGCCCCGCCGGAGAACGGCGAGGACGGGTCGACGGCGAGCACGCCGACCCGCTTGCCGGCCTTCCGGTACGCCGAGACCAGCGCAGACGTCGATGTCGACTTGCCGACACCGGGCGAGCCGGTGAGGCCGACGACGTACGCGTTGCCGGTCAGCGGCGCCAGGGCCGCCATCACCTCGCGCAGCTGCGGCGACGCCCCCTCCACCAGGGAGATGAGCCGGGCCACGGCCCGCGGCCGGCCCGCACGTGCCTGCTCGACCAGGGTGGGGACGTCCACCATCACCGCTCCGTTCGCTCGCTCACTCGCTTGCTCTACGTGTACCGCGTACTGCTGCCGCGTACTGCCTGTTACTTGCCCGGAACACGGATGATCAGTGCGTCGCCCTGACCGCCGCCGCCGCACAGCGCCGCCGCACCGGTGCCGCCGCCGCGCCGCTTCAGCTCCAGCGCCAGGTGCAGCACCACACGGGCGCCGGACATGCCGATGGGGTGGCCGAGCGCGATGGCACCGCCGTTGACGTTGACCTTGTCCGGGGTGACGCCGAGGTCCTTCATCGACTGGACGGCGACGGCGGCGAACGCCTCGTTGATCTCGATCAGGTCGAGGTCGCCGGCTTCCAGGCCCTCCTTCTTGAGGGCGTGCTTGATGGCGTTGGACGGCTGCGACTGGAGCGAGTTGTCCGGGCCCGCCACATTGCCGTGGGCGCCGATCTCGGCGATCCAGTCCAGGCCCAGCTCCTCGGCCTTGGCCTTGCTCATGACGACGACCGCGGCGGCGCCGTCGGAGATCTGCGAGGAGGTGCCCGCGGTGATCGTGCCGTCCTTGGAGAACGCGGGGCGCAGCTTGCCGAGCGACTCCACGGTGGTCTCCGGGCGGATGCCCTCGTCCTTGGCGAAGAGGACCGGGTCGCCCTTGCGCTGCGGGATCTCGACCGGGGTGATCTCGGCCTCGAAGAGGCCGTTCTTCTGGGCCGCGGCGGCGCGCTGGTGCGAGAGGGCGCCGATCTCGTCCTGGTCGGCGCGGCTCAGGCCGAGGCGGTTGTTGTGCTTCTCGGTGGACTCACCCATCGGGATGTTCTCGTAGGCGTCGGTCAGACCGTCGTACGCCATGGAGTCGAGCATCTCGATCGCACCGTACTTGTGGCCCTCGCGGGACTTGGGGAGCAGGTGCGGGGCGTTGGTCATGGACTCCTGGCCGCCGGCCACGACGACGTCGAACTCACCCGCGCGGATCAGCTGGTCGGCCAGTGCGATCGCGTCGAGCCCGGACAGGCACACCTTGTTCACGGTGAGCGCGGGAACGTTCATCGGGATGCCCGCCTTGACGGCGGCCTGGCGGGCCGGCATCTGGCCCGCACCGGCCTGGAGCACCTGGCCCATGATCACGTACTCGACCTGGTCGCCGCCGATGCCGGCCCGGTCCAGCGCGGCCTTGATGGCGAAACCGCCGAGGTCGGCGCCGGAGAAGCTCTTCAGCGAGCCGAGGAGGCGGCCCATGGGCGTACGCGCGCCCGCGACGATCACTGAGGTGGTACCGGTCGTTCCAGACATGAGGGGCGCCCCTTGGGATGAGGAGTGAACGAGGGTTTACTTGAATGTACTGAGCGGTACCTCGCCCGTCATCCGGCAGCGGGTGTGACGGCGCGCACGTTGCGTAACCATCCGTGTGGCGCTGCACTGGTTCCATGCTGACGCGAATCGATCACATCGGGATCGCCTGTTTCGACCTCGACAGGACCGTCGAGTTCTACCGCTCGACCTACGGGTTCGAGGTGTTCCATTCCGAGATCAACGAGGAGCAGGGCGTACGGGAGGCCATGCTCAAGATCAACGATACGTCCGACGGCGGTGCTTCCTACCTCCAGCTCCTGGAGCCGACCCGGGAGGACTCGGCCGTGGGCAAGTGGCTGGCGAAGAACGGGGAGGGCGTCCACCACATCGCCTTCGGCACCGCGGACGTCGACGCGGATTCCGCGGACATCCGGGAGAAGGGTGTCAGGGTGCTGTACGAGGAGCCCAGGACGGGTTCGATGGGGTCCCGGATCACCTTCCTGCACCCCAAGGACTGCCACGGAGTCCTCACCGAACTGGTCACGTCCGCAGCGGAGCACTGACCTCCGGATACCTGGCCCGGTAGAGTGGGCTGTTCCGGGCCGGGGCCGGGTCGGGGCCGCGCCGCGTCCCCAGCCGTTGATCTGTCACCATTCCCCGGGGGACCGTTCACCGGTGAACGGTACTCGTTGGAGAGTTGCGACCAGGGGACGGATGGGACCGCGCAGTGCGGGGCTACGAACGCCAGGAGAGCCACCGAGCTGAAGACGACCATCTCTCGCGGTTCGAAGCCGAGATGGACCGGCTGAAGACCGACCGGG
Coding sequences within it:
- the meaB gene encoding methylmalonyl Co-A mutase-associated GTPase MeaB is translated as MVDVPTLVEQARAGRPRAVARLISLVEGASPQLREVMAALAPLTGNAYVVGLTGSPGVGKSTSTSALVSAYRKAGKRVGVLAVDPSSPFSGGALLGDRVRMSEHASDPGVYIRSMATRGHLGGLAWSAPQAIRVLDAAGCEVILVETVGVGQSEVEIASQADTSVVLLAPGMGDGIQAAKAGILEIGDVYVVNKADRDGADATARELNHMLGLGESRGPGDWRPPIVKTVAARGEGIDEVVEALEKHRAWMEEHGVLAERRTARASREVETIAVTRLRERIGDLHGDRHLGALAERIVAGSLDPYAAADELVAGLTGEV
- a CDS encoding acetyl-CoA C-acetyltransferase, with amino-acid sequence MSGTTGTTSVIVAGARTPMGRLLGSLKSFSGADLGGFAIKAALDRAGIGGDQVEYVIMGQVLQAGAGQMPARQAAVKAGIPMNVPALTVNKVCLSGLDAIALADQLIRAGEFDVVVAGGQESMTNAPHLLPKSREGHKYGAIEMLDSMAYDGLTDAYENIPMGESTEKHNNRLGLSRADQDEIGALSHQRAAAAQKNGLFEAEITPVEIPQRKGDPVLFAKDEGIRPETTVESLGKLRPAFSKDGTITAGTSSQISDGAAAVVVMSKAKAEELGLDWIAEIGAHGNVAGPDNSLQSQPSNAIKHALKKEGLEAGDLDLIEINEAFAAVAVQSMKDLGVTPDKVNVNGGAIALGHPIGMSGARVVLHLALELKRRGGGTGAAALCGGGGQGDALIIRVPGK
- the mce gene encoding methylmalonyl-CoA epimerase; protein product: MLTRIDHIGIACFDLDRTVEFYRSTYGFEVFHSEINEEQGVREAMLKINDTSDGGASYLQLLEPTREDSAVGKWLAKNGEGVHHIAFGTADVDADSADIREKGVRVLYEEPRTGSMGSRITFLHPKDCHGVLTELVTSAAEH